The Archocentrus centrarchus isolate MPI-CPG fArcCen1 chromosome 1, fArcCen1, whole genome shotgun sequence genome includes the window CTGAAATACTCTGCATTTTTCTGCTGCCTCTCTGAACTTTAGAGGACACACATTTATGGAAAGGTTTGATACTTTAGTgtagttttacattttagtCCAAAAGCATTTTGTTCTTTTGGCCTGTTCATAATTTAAATATTCAAGGACAGAATTAGTGATTCAATAAAAATTCTGTATGTTTTGTAAGtttaaaatcacacacaaaatgtcCTTCCTTACTCACCTTTGTGttccttttctcttttgcaGTGCTGCTATTGCAGTACTGGAATGTGCCTCTCGCTTTCatgttaattcatttttatgtgaATTATTTTTTAGGTATGAAGGGGAATTTGTGCAGGGGAAGTTTCAAGGTGTCGGCGTCTTTACTCGCTTTGATGGCATGAAGTTTGAAGGCGAGTTTAAAAGCGGCTGTGTGGATGGCTATGGTAAGACGTCATATTCTCATACTCAGCTCAACTCATATTCTGATACACAATATTACATTCCACAGAGAATTTGTATCATACTGACATTGACAGGATCTTAGTTTTCAGATATTCTACACTGTGAGTGTTGGGTCTCACTGCGGTatcgtatcacttcctgttccggATTATTAAGGCAGTACTTCAAAATGTATGTTTTCAATCTCAAAGTAGTTTATCCCTCTGAGATTTCAGatactttgtgtttttaattgtattCAACAGTGAAATGTGCTAATTGTCTGGTCTGAAACTACCGTGTGTCTCTGTAGGTGATCaacacattttatatttgaaGGCTGTTGTGCGGAGAGAGCACACCGGTGTGTCACTGTGACAAGAGGTGATTTTTTTGTGCTTGTGAAAATAGAGATGAAACATAAAGATTCCTTCAGTTTCCTGACAGGTGAGAACCAGAAATCAGAGCTGGGCCAAGCAGcagtttaaatgtatttttgtgtagATGAATATTGTCCAATGTTCCAGTTGAGGCGATGATGTAATTTTTCAAATGAAGAATTTAACTTAATGAAATTTGTTGCCATGATTTGTTATAGCCACATTTAGGAGCAGAACTttgttgttggtggtgtttATATCTGTcctcttactagcagttctataGTTTGTGGTCTTGTTTATATATCATAATGTGTCAATTATTGCATTTCTCCTGTGTTCAGTAGCACACCAAAAATCAGTGTCACACATTTATCTGTTGCTGCTCGGCCTTGAACTAATTCAAAGAGCCAAGGTCGGGTGACTGTTAAAGCTCCTTTCTATATTGCTGAGTTGCAACAGCTTTACGATGCAGCCTCGGATCCTTGGGTGGGGCGCTTGTAGCTGTTGATCTTCCACAAGAGGTTGGCAAAAAATAATGCCAACCTCTTGAGACTTTTAGGCTCATGAGCTCAAAAGTCAAACAGTGATAATAACAGGTTTAAATAGTTTAATTACATCATATACATTAAAAGGAtaatttattaggtacatcttgtCAGTACTGGTTAAGACTAGGTTTTTCCCTTCAGAACacccttaattctttgtggcatagatttaaAAAGGTGCTGGGaacgttcctcagagattttagacaattgacagcatcacacagttgctgtagatttgtcgtttgcacatccatgatgtgaatctcccattccaccacagaGGGCCTCTgttggattgaaatctggtgactgagGTGgctatttgagtacagtgaactcattgccaGTTCAGTTTGAAAtcatctgagctttgtgacagggtgcattatccttcttgaagcagccatcagaagatcagtaaactgtggtcataaagggagaGTCATGGCCGGCATCAATACTCAGTTATTTTGTGgctgctcagttggtactaaggggcccaaagtgcccccccctccccaccatAACACTACCAGTAGCCTGAAATGTTGATGCAaaacaggatggatccatggttTCATGCTATTTATGTTAAATGTCACACCCctgtctcatcagaccagacgacatttttccaatcttctcttgtctaattttggtgagtccatgcgaactgtagcctcagtttcctgttcttagctgataggAGTGGCAACCAGTGTGCTCTTCTCCTGctgccatctgcttcaaggttcaatgtgttgtttgttcagcggtgctcttctgcatatcttggttgtaacaagttatttgagttacttcctgtcagctcaaagcagtatGGACATTTTTTTCTGGCCTCTGGCATTTCTGCCCACAGAATTGTTGCTCATTGGATATTTCCACTTTTTTTGGACCGTTCTCTGTAAATTCAAGATACGTATGTACAGGAAAAttacagcagatcagcagtttctgtaatactcagaccagcccatctggcatcaacaactacgccacattcaaagtcatttaaatcgcctttcttccccattctgatgctcatttcatttttatctgaGGTAAAGTATCAAGTTTTaacctttttaaaaagtcattgtattattttattttttttttgtgcttgaagAGAAATACCATGATCTCCCAAACCCTGAAACAATTTTTCAACATGCTGGAAACTAAATTGATTTAATCTCTTGTTGCATCACATGGAACCAGTtgcttagcttagcacaaaCACTGTAAGCAGGTGAAAACTGCTCTCCTGGATGTGCCCGAAGGTAACAAAAAACAGCTGCCTGTCACCTCATTTAAAGCCAAAGCTAACactttgtttcttgtttgttaAATCTGTACAAAGCACAAGCGTAAAGATGACAGTCTGTCGTTTTAGGGGCTGTTAGGTGACGGGCTACAAATAACCTGCTGGAGTCCCCACTAGTTGCCAGGCAACTTCTCCCAAAGATGTGAAAGCAGCCTTCAGTGGCAAAGTCTGTGCTGTGTACATGGACCATCCACCCTTTGAACCCCCTCCTTCTGACTTCTGTGCAGCACAAGAACATGACACGCTGCCAGTGAGCATTAATCCAGGCAGCAATTACATTTCCTCCTAAAGCAGGCAGTTATTTTCAGAGACAGAAAATTCAAAACAGTCCATAAAGGCAGCCAGATCTGACACTTCTGGCCATGTGTCACTTGTTTGATGAAGTGAGTTGTATGGCTGTTAGTCAGGTTACTCTGTACCTGTTTGCTTTGATAAAATGCATGATGAAGATTTTATGTGGTGCAGGAGTGCTGGTGTTTGTGGACGGAGGCcccggaggaggaggaggtggcagcCACGAGGGCCTGTTTGAGACCAACCAGTTGATGAAGCGAGAGAACAGCCAAGGAGCCGTGCAGAGGGCGCAGGCAGCAGCTGCCAAGGCCCGAGCCCTGGCCATGTGACGTGGACTACATCACCCACAGTGCCCCAGTACCAGAATCATCCTCCCACCACCACCCTCTTGGTTTGATctgcttaattttttattttagtactCTTTGGTTCCTTCTCATCCACATTTTGTTTGACTGCTAGGTTAGCTCACAGGATTTTGTTCTGATTTAGCTCTCATTCATGTAACCTGCAGTATTCTCAGAGAATATGAATGAATGGCTCCAGTAAGTTGTGTTAACACAGCCACTGAATCAGGATCTGCTGAGCCAAACACAGATTTAATGTTCAATTAACACACTGGTGCTAAATCTGTTTCAGGGTCAGTTAACCTGACAAAACTTAGAAGTGCATGTTGACATATTCCAGTAAACACTGATTTGGTAAGTTTTATGTCAAAAGAATACTTGGAGATGTGGGTTTAAAGT containing:
- the LOC115780829 gene encoding MORN repeat-containing protein 4-like, which encodes MTLTRGSFTYSNGEEYHGEWKEGLRHGLGQLTFSDGTCYTGQFENGLFNGCGVLVFPDGSRYEGEFVQGKFQGVGVFTRFDGMKFEGEFKSGCVDGYGVLVFVDGGPGGGGGGSHEGLFETNQLMKRENSQGAVQRAQAAAAKARALAM